In a single window of the Helicobacter felis ATCC 49179 genome:
- a CDS encoding glycerol-3-phosphate dehydrogenase/oxidase produces the protein MQRTDQLNHLNKDLWDVIIIGGGATGLGIALDSTTRGYKTLLLERKDFTHGTSSRSTKLLHGGVRYLAQGNFSLVYEALHERNYLIQNAPHLCRSQAFIIPCANFLQTLFYGFGLKIYALMAGKLNPKPSSILSQEKARLALPAILENKLTSGVRYYDGQFDDARLGITLALSAHAHGATLINYMEVLKLLQDDHQKICGVVARDNICAKTYTLRAKVVINATGVFTNPINKMDPSTQENHITPSQGVHLVFDRKFLPTDNALIIPKTSDGRVLFAIPWHDKLVVGTTDTPIQEVKDNPLPLEEEIKFLLDTLKDYLKNPPQRSDILSCFAGLRPLIATGNTETKKAPRNHKIYISPNHLVHINGGKWTTYRYMAQETLNACIQKQLLPSKPCITKTLKLYGYCQDSLPEHLRVYGTDAHKILDFQAQNSTLAQPIHPNYPYTFAQVSHALQHEMAQSVEDVLSRRIRLLFLDAKAAYESAPSVAQFMGEYLGWDQTKIAQEIQSFQDLAKAHLITKD, from the coding sequence ATGCAACGCACTGATCAGCTAAATCATCTTAATAAAGATTTATGGGATGTGATCATTATTGGGGGCGGGGCAACTGGACTAGGAATCGCCCTAGATAGCACCACGAGGGGCTATAAAACTCTGCTCTTGGAGCGCAAGGATTTTACGCATGGGACTTCTAGCCGCTCGACTAAATTATTGCATGGAGGGGTGCGCTATTTGGCTCAGGGAAATTTTTCGCTGGTCTATGAGGCTTTACATGAAAGAAATTATCTTATTCAAAACGCCCCTCATCTGTGCCGCTCTCAGGCGTTTATTATCCCTTGTGCAAATTTTTTACAAACCCTCTTTTATGGTTTTGGTCTTAAAATTTATGCTCTAATGGCAGGCAAGTTAAACCCCAAACCTAGTAGTATCCTCTCCCAAGAAAAAGCCCGCTTGGCTCTGCCAGCTATCCTAGAAAATAAGCTTACTAGTGGAGTGCGCTACTATGATGGGCAATTTGATGACGCGCGGCTAGGAATCACCCTAGCTCTAAGCGCGCATGCCCATGGGGCTACTCTCATTAATTACATGGAGGTGCTAAAACTTCTCCAAGATGATCATCAAAAAATTTGTGGGGTGGTGGCACGCGATAACATTTGTGCTAAAACTTACACCCTGCGCGCCAAGGTGGTGATCAACGCTACGGGCGTTTTTACCAACCCCATTAACAAAATGGACCCCAGCACACAGGAAAACCACATCACCCCCAGTCAGGGCGTGCATTTGGTCTTCGATCGTAAATTTTTGCCCACAGACAACGCCTTGATCATTCCTAAAACCTCCGATGGCAGGGTGCTTTTTGCCATTCCCTGGCATGATAAGCTCGTAGTAGGCACCACAGACACCCCCATTCAAGAAGTTAAAGATAATCCCCTCCCCCTAGAAGAGGAGATAAAATTCTTGCTCGACACTCTGAAAGATTATTTAAAAAACCCCCCACAAAGATCAGACATTCTCTCTTGCTTTGCAGGGCTTAGACCCTTGATTGCTACAGGCAATACAGAGACAAAAAAAGCCCCCCGCAATCATAAAATCTATATCTCCCCTAACCATTTAGTCCATATCAATGGAGGGAAATGGACCACTTACCGCTACATGGCTCAAGAAACTTTAAATGCCTGTATCCAAAAACAACTCTTGCCTAGCAAGCCCTGTATCACTAAAACCCTAAAACTTTATGGCTACTGCCAAGATTCTCTCCCCGAGCATTTGCGCGTCTATGGCACGGATGCGCACAAAATCTTAGACTTCCAAGCTCAAAACTCCACCCTAGCCCAACCAATCCACCCCAACTACCCCTACACTTTTGCCCAAGTGTCGCATGCCCTCCAACATGAAATGGCACAGAGTGTAGAAGATGTTCTTTCTAGGCGCATACGCCTTTTATTCTTGGACGCTAAAGCTGCTTATGAGAGCGCGCCTAGCGTAGCGCAATTTATGGGGGAGTATTTGGGCTGGGATCAAACAAAAATCGCTCAAGAAATCCAAAGCTTCCAAGATTTGGCTAAGGCACATCTCATCACAAAGGATTAA